Sequence from the Salvelinus alpinus chromosome 35, SLU_Salpinus.1, whole genome shotgun sequence genome:
acaatagttatcttgtttgtttttactcttgtcattcctctaccctcaacctctcccatataACTATGTCATTCCTATACCCGCAACCTCTCCCATATATCTATGATGTTCATGCGGTTTGATTTCTAATTGCCATATCTTCAAACTGTGCTCTTTCAAAAAAGATCTTAACCTATGTACGTTTAGATTAGACCATTTAAACAGAACTGGTGGTACACTGGGTTTGTTCAAATTTTAGTCCTCTACTCCTCTTGCTCATCATTCCTATTTCACATAAACATATGatgtaatacatttacatttacattacatttaagtcatttagcagacgctcttatccagagcgacttacaaattggtgcattcaccttatgatatccagtggaacaaccactttacaatagtgcatctaactcttttaagggggggggggggggttagaaggattaatACCTTCTACAAACCAACAGGAGGAGACGTGGTGATTTACAGAGGCCACCACGACCTGAGAAGAGGTAGACAAGTGGAGACAGCATTTCATTGGTGACTAATATTTACTTCTGCTTCACATTTACTTTCTTTGTGTACTTGAAATTGATTTATGACAATAGATGTTTGTTTTTTCCCACACAGCAGATCAATATGAAGCAGAGTTTCCCAGTAAGAacatctgcattgtgtcccgccacccaccaccccctcttttacgctactgctactctctgttcatcatatatgcatagaaactttaaccatatctacatgtacatacaatctcaatcagcctgactaaccggtgtctgtatgtagcctcgctacttttatagcctcgctactgtacatagcctgtctttttactgttttatttctttacttacctattgttcacctaacactttttttgcactattggttagagcctgtaagtaagcatttcactgtaattgaatacctgttgtattcagcgcacgtgacaaatacattttgatttgatttgaaactgtGGTAGAAAAAGATAAAAAAATAACTCAGGAGCAGATTGGGAGATTCAGGAACAAACATTACAAGCATTTTAAACATTATATTTAAAATGCAATGAgaaacatatatttttatttgatcaCTGTTGTTGTTGAAAGTTTACACATGTTCATATTCAATCTGATCTGGAGACGATTTTCAAGGTACTTTACTTTACAATCGTTGTATTCTCCATCtcaagtatatacagtatatctcaatATGGCCTGTTTTGACAAATGACACTTTACTGTATCCGTCTGTACATTCAAAGGGACAACAGAAGCACTGTGCTGACCTGAGTGTCAGTTACACATAAGTGGATTACAGTTGAAAGGTGCAACAAAAAAACTATAATATACTGCATATACACTTCTCAACTATTATAACTGTATAGCCATTCATATCAGGTTTATTCTAAATCACCCAAGCCATAGATAAAAACAAACACCTCCTAAAAGCCATACAACTAAAGGCAGAACCCAAATAAGACTGCACCATTTTCTTTCGCCATTAGAACCATAAAGCTACTTAAAGCTAACAAATGTAAGCAGTCACCATCTCTGCTACATTGGGTTAAAATTATAATATTTTACTGGAACCTTTGACAGACTGAGTACCATGGCCTCTGGGCCAGCTGACTTCCACATGCTTCCTGTTGTGTTCACATGTTACCATAGACTGCTTCGTCTCCACCATCACACTCGTATGGGTCACCATCCTTTTCAGTCTACAGGAAACCAGATCAGAGGTATCATCAACACCTCTATTGTTTTTTATATCCTTTGATATTTACAGCTCTACAGCAGCTGTAAATGTATGCAGTAGAACCACAGTACATACCTCCATGTTGCCATATAGGTGATTGTTGGTGTAGTAGTTTGTGTGGATTTCACTGCTGGCGTCTTTCTGCTCTTTCCTGTGGATAGAGTTAGGGCCACTCTCAGATGCATTCCCGTTATCCCGACACAACAAGAGTAAATGTAGGCTAATGGGCTTTAACAACTCAGAAGGATGTATACATTATAATCACAGACAGAACAGCCTGTAGAAAAATACCTTGATGTTGAGGGATCTGAGGAAGCACACTTGGCTGTATCCACTTCCTGCTTGCAGGTTACTGGCGGGTCCCTATGACTCCTCCCACTTATGAGAAAACTTATGCCAATTTAtacaaacagaacaaaacagctAAAAACAAACACAAATCTGTGCAGCTCCTTCCAAAAAGAAATAAAATAGTAACTTACCCCTTCTTGTTCAATAGGCAAGCTGACATGGGAATTAGTATTACTACCACCACTAATGCAGCAATACCAATTGAAACGTACAGCATCAACTTCTTATCTGTccaaaaacaaatacatttgtttCATTAATGTACCAATAATATCCTTTATTATGTTAATGCTGTATGTAATAGTTCATTTATGATACACTTGCCCCACTGTTTCCTTTACCATTTGTGGACACAGTGAAGGACAAGGTGGCATTGCCCTGTGTGTTGCTGGCATGGCAGTGGACGGTCTCGGAGAAGCCTAGTGCCCTCTGTAGGGTCACCATGGTAACTGACCCATGCCTCTCCACTCTGGTACTGGGCCGGTTGGGCAGGGGTCCATCTGGAAGAGACCACTCCACGGAGCCGGGGGGCTCCGAATCCACAATGCACAGacaggttaccatggagatgtCTGAATTGCAGGCGGAGCCCACTTTGATCTCAGGGGGGTCTGGGATGAGAATGATAAACAGTTTGGTTTTAACTGAACATGTAGTGCTACATCCTGAAGAGAATTGTCTCAATATTATATACACAGAAAGGACATGCTCCTTATTGACAGAATTGTGGCATCTACTTACACTCTACATTGAGCTTCAGTGAGCTGGAGTGGCCTTGTCCCTCTGAGTTGATGGCAGTGCAGTAGAGGGCTTCAGTGAGTCTGGTCACATTCTCCAGTGTGATGGTAGGTCCTGTGGTGGGCAGAGGTCCTCTGCTGTTGTGCCATCTGTAGCTGTGTGCAGCAGGGTTACTGTCACTGGAGCATCTCAGCTCTACAGAGTCTCCTTCCTTCACACTGGACACTTCCTCAACCTTCACATCCACTGGGGCATCTATGATTAACATCATTAGTAAGAATGCTATTACTATGTAATAAACATCTTAAGACTAATTCAGTGGATCAACCACATGCTTTCAATCTATTTAGATTTCAAGAGGGAAGTTTGCCAAATCCAGGCTGTGGGAAAAGTTAATGTTTCCTTTTCAAATAAGTTTATTTCTAGTAGAAAAACAAGTAGGAATGGAAGCGCTGCTAAAGGTACACATTGGTAGATTTTGCTATATATCTCTGTtcaaatactcatactaaccacactaaccatactatttgtgatgtaaattgagtatgtagtatgcttattggtcatagtttCGATTTAGTTAGTAttccaaaagttcccggatgtcataATACATTCGCCAAAATATTAAGTACACCCAGTGGACACTATTTTcatgcttttagggcccataatgcaattcttcagaaaatgggcgtggcttcacaacgtTTTCCGATTTTTAGAAAATGGCAGAAAATATGCAGCCAAAGTCCAACGAGaacggatacaaattcattgctttaactaattatgacaaatcttaagaaaatgttgagcaatgtaataaagtaatgacttttcaaataagttaccctacacgttatgttggctgacaatgtgTGGGCTACGCTATTCTTACGAACCACAtggcatatcattacagcagtaagtactaccggtatgttagctagctaacgtaaactcaccccattccatacaaatgtgcgtaaccgcgacattcaaacgaggctacaaagaaaactaatgggactgcagcgactgtgttgacttcaaaatcgggggtgtggactaggtttctattcaagcgttgatcaacatggtaatggctctatagtattggagaaaagttgaaaaaaactgaccctccgttacatcttgaCGTGTCATGACGTAacatacagcac
This genomic interval carries:
- the LOC139563954 gene encoding B-cell receptor CD22-like isoform X1; its protein translation is MGIEKLPWHFLTHCFWLGVMGVDASSWTAEVPKSVSGLQGSCIVIPCSFNYPEPEKKSSKITGIWFKDTHEVIYHPDSSNIIKDYRGRTELVGDLRQKNCSLRIDPLHHSDKGPFHFRIEMEDHNKYTYKDDTVSIAVSSSPDPLSLSVRGEVKVGEVVSAFCSVSHSCPSDSPLLTWSHSGTHSVQSQQLTNAQWQVTSSLTFSPSSTDHNQSLVCTAEHRGGKTVKRSKTLNVKYAPVDVKVEEVSSVKEGDSVELRCSSDSNPAAHSYRWHNSRGPLPTTGPTITLENVTRLTEALYCTAINSEGQGHSSSLKLNVEYPPEIKVGSACNSDISMVTCLCIVDSEPPGSVEWSLPDGPLPNRPSTRVERHGSVTMVTLQRALGFSETVHCHASNTQGNATLSFTVSTNDKKLMLYVSIGIAALVVVVILIPMSACLLNKKGFLISGRSHRDPPVTCKQEVDTAKCASSDPSTSRKEQKDASSEIHTNYYTNNHLYGNMETEKDGDPYECDGGDEAVYGNM
- the LOC139563954 gene encoding B-cell receptor CD22-like isoform X2, whose amino-acid sequence is MGIEKLPWHFLTHCFWLGVMGVDASSWTAEVPKSVSGLQGSCIVIPCSFNYPEPEKKSSKITGIWFKDTHEVIYHPDSSNIIKDYRGRTELVGDLRQKNCSLRIDPLHHSDKGPFHFRIEMEDHNKYTYKDDTVSIAVSSSPDPLSLSVRGEVKVGEVVSAFCSVSHSCPSDSPLLTWSHSGTHSVQSQQLTNAQWQVTSSLTFSPSSTDHNQSLVCTAEHRGGKTVKRSKTLNVKYAPVDVKVEEVSSVKEGDSVELRCSSDSNPAAHSYRWHNSRGPLPTTGPTITLENVTRLTEALYCTAINSEGQGHSSSLKLNVEYPPEIKVGSACNSDISMVTCLCIVDSEPPGSVEWSLPDGPLPNRPSTRVERHGSVTMVTLQRALGFSETVHCHASNTQGNATLSFTVSTNDKKLMLYVSIGIAALVVVVILIPMSACLLNKKGGRSHRDPPVTCKQEVDTAKCASSDPSTSRKEQKDASSEIHTNYYTNNHLYGNMETEKDGDPYECDGGDEAVYGNM